The nucleotide sequence ATTGAAAGTCAAGACACAAGCAATTGACTCAGCTACAGAAGCATCAGTCATGCTCTTAAGAATTGATGACGTCATAGCTGCTGAGAAAGTTAAAGAAGACAAAGGAGAAGGAGGAGAACCAGGAGGCGACGACAGCGAATTCTAAATCCCCTTAAATCCTAAATAAAATTTTTTATTTTTTATTTTACTTAGAATCTATAAATTTAAATGTATAGATTAAAGTTTAAATTTTAAAAAAATTAGATAAAAATTTAATAGGACTTTCGCAGGAATTAAATGTTCTATTGTATATATGATGCCTTTGGCATCAAAATTTCTTATTTGAATATATAAACTGCGAAAGTCCTATTAAGAAACAGTTGCTATTGTCCTAACACATCCTCCTCCATCACCAACTGGAACACTCTGCCCATATTTTCCACAGTAACCAACACTTAGCTCAAAGTCCTTTGTAACAGCATCAACTTTAAATAAAATATCTAAAATCTCCCCACTCAATCCAGCATCTTTTAAAATCTGAGTTAGCTCACCATTTTCAATTAAATATGCTTCAACGGCACTAAATTGGAAAAGACCTTTACCAGTATCAACCTGCCCTCCCCTTGAACCTTTCAAAAATATTCCCTCCTTTGTGTCTTCCAAAAGCTCTTCAAAACTCCAATCTCCTGGCTTTATGAAAGTGTTACTCATCCTTACAATTGGTTTATTTAATCCCTCGGCTCTACCATTCCCTGTTAGCTCAGCATCCATTCTTCCAGCTGTTTCTCTTGAATGTATATATGTTTTTAAAATTCCATTTTCAATGATAACTGTTCTTTTTCCTTCAACTCCTTCATCATCATATTTATAAGAGCCAAAGGCATCTTTAATTGTAGCGTCATCTATAACTGTAACATATTCGCTTCCAACTTCTTTATTTAATTTATCTTTAAATACACTATCATTTTGTAAAACCAAATCTGCCTCTGCCGCATGTCCTACAGCTTCATGTATAAACACTCCAGCTAATTCGGGGTCTAAGATTACCTTAAATTTACCTTTTGGGCAAGGTTTTGCTTTCAATAATCTTAAAGCCCTATTTTTTGCTTCTAAAGCTAAATTTAAATAATTATCTTTTATTTTCTCAAATCCAAAACCACCAGTTCTCTCAGCTCCATACTGCAAATTTCCATTTTCCTTAGCAACACAGTTCATATACATAATACATCTTGTTATTTTCCCTTCAATTCTTGAACCTTCACTATTCAAAAATATCTTTTTCCCAAATACATCAGAATAGCTAACAGAAATACTTTTAATCTTTTCATCCACCATATTTTTGTAGGTATCTATAATAATTTCTTTCTTTTCTTCAATATCTACATCAGTTGGCTTTATTTTTCCAACCATTATGTAATTATCAGTTATTGCTTTATAATCTTTTAATATAACCTCTTTTTCTGAATATTCATTTGAGATTTTAGCCATTTTATAAGCTTTTTCAATA is from Methanocaldococcus bathoardescens and encodes:
- a CDS encoding TldD/PmbA family protein, producing MLNLEKIEKLLEIGDYADIRINFGESNSITLKDGKIEEISSGFGNGVAVRVLYKNGWGFVTSNIVNEEEIEKLIEKAYKMAKISNEYSEKEVILKDYKAITDNYIMVGKIKPTDVDIEEKKEIIIDTYKNMVDEKIKSISVSYSDVFGKKIFLNSEGSRIEGKITRCIMYMNCVAKENGNLQYGAERTGGFGFEKIKDNYLNLALEAKNRALRLLKAKPCPKGKFKVILDPELAGVFIHEAVGHAAEADLVLQNDSVFKDKLNKEVGSEYVTVIDDATIKDAFGSYKYDDEGVEGKRTVIIENGILKTYIHSRETAGRMDAELTGNGRAEGLNKPIVRMSNTFIKPGDWSFEELLEDTKEGIFLKGSRGGQVDTGKGLFQFSAVEAYLIENGELTQILKDAGLSGEILDILFKVDAVTKDFELSVGYCGKYGQSVPVGDGGGCVRTIATVS